TATGGTGATGTTGTGTAGAATCGAGCAGCGATGAGCGGGCGATGAGGTATGATTACAATGGGATGATGATTCGATCAAGTATCGATGACGCATTACATCGCGATCCAATGCATAAAATGACGTGAATGTGATTATGTGAATATATGATCGGATGACGATTATGATTGGATGACGATTATGATCGGATGACGATTATGATTGGATGACGAATGTGATCGCATGACGAATATGATGGCATGACGAATATGATGGCATGACGATCAGATACGACTTGATATGGCAGAAAGTGAGGCATAGTCCGATGACCAATCAACAACTCTCCAGAAGGATTCGCGGTACCGATGAATTGCAGCCAAACCGCACCTATATCATGGGGATCCTGAATGTAACGCCGGATTCCTTCTCCGACGGCGGCCGCTACCATACCCTGGATGCGGCGGTGAAGCGGGCGCTGGAAATGGTGGAAGAAGGAGCCGATATCATCGATATCGGCGGTGAATCGACCCGCCCGGGTCATGAACCGGTGCCGCTGGAGGTGGAGATGAAGCGCGTCATCCCCGTTGTGCGGGCCGTGCGCGAAGCCGTCGGCGAGCGGGCTTTGATCTCCGTTGACACGTATAAAGCAGAGGTGGCGCGCGAAGCCATCCTGGCCGGTGCTGACTGGATGAATGATATATGGGGATTGAAGCGTGATCCGAAGATGGCTGAATATGCCGCTGAGCTCGGATGTCCTGTTGTGGTGATGCATAACAGACAAGAAGCCGTCTATGAAGATTTCATGCGGGATGTGATCGCAGATCTGCAGGAAAGCATCGCCATCGCCAAAGCAGCCGGCATGCGGGATGAACAGATCATCCTTGATCCCGGTGTGGGCTTTGCTAAGTCCCATGAACAGAATCTCATGGTGATGCGGGAACTGGATCAGATCGTCGCTTTGGGCTATCCGGTCCTGCTGGCCACATCCCGCAAAAGGGTCATTCGCCATACCCTTCAGCTGCCCGTCGACGATCTCGTAGAAGGCACGGCGGCGACGGTGGCCATCGGTATCGCCAAAGGATGCCGTATCGTCCGCGTGCATGATGTCAAACCGATCAAGCGGACGGCGCTGATGAGCGATGCCATTGTATATGGCGGCTCTGTCGGCATACAATAACGAAAATAGTCGTTGACCCGCGGATCAACAGAGGTGGGAGAGACCATGGATAAAATTACATTACACCGCATGACGTTCTATGGCTATCATGGAGTCATGCCGGAAGAACGCACTCTTGGGCAGAGGTTTATCATCGATGCGGATCTGCATCTGGATCTGCAGCCGGCAGGACGGGGAGATGATCTAAACTTAACCGTCAATTATGCAGGAGTATTCGAGACCGTACGGCGGATCGCTGAGGGCGAGCCTTGCAAGCTCATCGAAGCTTTGGCAGAACGGGTCGCCCAGACGCTTCTCGAGACCTATCCGCTGATTCAGACGGTCACGATACGCGTGACCAAGCCGCAGCCGCCCTTCGCAGGTGATTATGAGGGTGTGTCCGTGGAGATTACCCGCAGGAGATCGATGAGCGATGCATGATGCGATAACCGATACAGCGAAGAAGAATCTCTACATCGCTTTGGGATCTAATGTGGGGGATCGCGAATCATGGCTGGCGAAGGCCCTTGCTGCCTTGAACCGGCTCCCCGGTGTCAGGCAGATGGTATGCTCAGCTGTTTATGATACGGACCCGGTAGGCTATACAGAGCAAGCGTCCTTTCTCAATATGGCGGTCAAGTTGGAAGTGGAGATGCCGGTGGTGATGGTCTTC
This sequence is a window from Insulibacter thermoxylanivorax. Protein-coding genes within it:
- the folP gene encoding dihydropteroate synthase; this encodes MTNQQLSRRIRGTDELQPNRTYIMGILNVTPDSFSDGGRYHTLDAAVKRALEMVEEGADIIDIGGESTRPGHEPVPLEVEMKRVIPVVRAVREAVGERALISVDTYKAEVAREAILAGADWMNDIWGLKRDPKMAEYAAELGCPVVVMHNRQEAVYEDFMRDVIADLQESIAIAKAAGMRDEQIILDPGVGFAKSHEQNLMVMRELDQIVALGYPVLLATSRKRVIRHTLQLPVDDLVEGTAATVAIGIAKGCRIVRVHDVKPIKRTALMSDAIVYGGSVGIQ
- the folB gene encoding dihydroneopterin aldolase, encoding MDKITLHRMTFYGYHGVMPEERTLGQRFIIDADLHLDLQPAGRGDDLNLTVNYAGVFETVRRIAEGEPCKLIEALAERVAQTLLETYPLIQTVTIRVTKPQPPFAGDYEGVSVEITRRRSMSDA